A region from the Vicia villosa cultivar HV-30 ecotype Madison, WI linkage group LG3, Vvil1.0, whole genome shotgun sequence genome encodes:
- the LOC131655623 gene encoding protein PLASTID TRANSCRIPTIONALLY ACTIVE 7 isoform X2, translating into MALRVNSLALSSALPIELRAGNSRSPSLNVNSQMKIQMRKESGGRRIWRRRTMTKKDETLPYRMERIPFLEEQVRKIKNEGKLLQLDIERLLLSEDNKYDFVNEIAAEANAYVESNIDEYGGEKKAILHVLSNRMNDAGFYRPEAYAESDPFKPGPHYLKEFFT; encoded by the exons ATGGCTCTCCGCGTCAACTCCCTCGCTCTTTCTTCCGCTTTACCG ATAGAGTTAAGAGCTGGAAATTCACGGAGCCCAAGCCTCAATGTTAACTCGCAG ATGAAAATCCAAATGCGAAAGGAGAGTGGTGGAAGAAGAATCTGGAGGCGAAGGACAATG ACAAAAAAGGACGAAACTTTGCCCTACAGAATGGAGCGCATTCCTTTTCTGGAGGAACAGGTGAGGAAGATAAAAAATGAGGGAAAGCTCTTGCAATTGGACATAGAGAGGTTACTGTTATCAGAAGATAATAAATATGACTTTGTGAATGAGATAGCAGCTGAGGCCAATGCTTATGTTGAGAGCAACATTGATGAGTATGGAGGTGAGAAGAAAGCCATTCTTCATGTTTTGAGTAATCGAATGAATGATGCTGGATTTTACCGTCCAGAGGCGTATGCGGAGTCTGATCCCTTCAAACCTGGACCTCATTATTTGAAAGAGTTTTTTACATAA
- the LOC131655623 gene encoding protein PLASTID TRANSCRIPTIONALLY ACTIVE 7 isoform X1: MALRVNSLALSSALPKIELRAGNSRSPSLNVNSQMKIQMRKESGGRRIWRRRTMTKKDETLPYRMERIPFLEEQVRKIKNEGKLLQLDIERLLLSEDNKYDFVNEIAAEANAYVESNIDEYGGEKKAILHVLSNRMNDAGFYRPEAYAESDPFKPGPHYLKEFFT, from the exons ATGGCTCTCCGCGTCAACTCCCTCGCTCTTTCTTCCGCTTTACCG AAGATAGAGTTAAGAGCTGGAAATTCACGGAGCCCAAGCCTCAATGTTAACTCGCAG ATGAAAATCCAAATGCGAAAGGAGAGTGGTGGAAGAAGAATCTGGAGGCGAAGGACAATG ACAAAAAAGGACGAAACTTTGCCCTACAGAATGGAGCGCATTCCTTTTCTGGAGGAACAGGTGAGGAAGATAAAAAATGAGGGAAAGCTCTTGCAATTGGACATAGAGAGGTTACTGTTATCAGAAGATAATAAATATGACTTTGTGAATGAGATAGCAGCTGAGGCCAATGCTTATGTTGAGAGCAACATTGATGAGTATGGAGGTGAGAAGAAAGCCATTCTTCATGTTTTGAGTAATCGAATGAATGATGCTGGATTTTACCGTCCAGAGGCGTATGCGGAGTCTGATCCCTTCAAACCTGGACCTCATTATTTGAAAGAGTTTTTTACATAA